A region of the Pedococcus aerophilus genome:
CCACGCCTGGTCCCCGAGGTACTCCACCCCGTGCACCTCCAGCCCCACCTCCTCGCGCACCTCGCGCGCCACCGCCCCGGCCAGGCTCTCCCCCGGCTCCAGGAACCCCGCGAGCACCGAGAACCGGCCCTCGCCCCACCCGGCTCCGCGCGCCATGAGGAGCCGGTCGTCCGGGTCGACGACCGACATGATCACCGCGACGTCCGTCCGCGGGTAGTGCTCGCTGCCCTCGCGGGTGCACCGGCGCAGCCACCCCGCCGACGCGGGCTCGGTCGGGGCACCGCACCGCGCGCAGAACGGGTGCACCCGGTGCCAGTTGGCCAGCGCCAGCGCCGTCGTGAACAGCGCCGCGTCCCGGTCGCCGAGCAGCGCCCCGACCTCGCGCAGGGTGTGCCCGTCGTCCTCGTGGTCGCCCGCCTCCGTGGGTGGGTCCGTCACGACCGCCACGTATGCCGCGTCGTCACCGTCCGCGCCGAGGAACAGTCCCAGCCGCGTCAGGTCACGCGGCTGCGGCGGACGCAGGACGAGGCGCAGGTCCGCGCCGTCCTCGACGACGTCGGCGCGGTCGCCCCGCAGCTCCAGGACCCGGGTCGCGGCGTCGGACAGCAACGTCGGCAGCAGCCCGTCAGCCGTGCGCCGGTCCGCCAGGCGGTCCAGACCGGGCCTGGCGAGCGAGAGATTCGGGAGAGTTTTGGCGAAGGAGCCCACGCCTCCACACTAGGCGCGCCGGATCGGCATACGGTGGGCGCGTGGACCGCAGCCCCCTCTTCCTCGCCGCACTGGCCAGTGCGGCCGTCCCGGGACTCGACCCCGCCAGCGTCGAGGCCCTCCCCGGGGCACCCGACCACCAGTACGACGTCGCGTTCGTGCAGGACACCCAGCACCGCCGCTGGGTCATCCGCGTCCCTCGGACGCAGGGCGCGGCAGCGCAGATGGAGGCGACCTTCGGGCTGCTGTCCCTGCTGGCTCGTCGCCTGCCGTTCAGCGTGCCGACGCCGAAGGGTTTCGCCGCCCTCAAGGAGGGCGGCCGCGCCGCCATCTACCCCTACCTGCCGGGGCAGAACATCGACTTCGCCGCGCTGCCCGCCGGTCCGGGGCTCGCGGCCGAGCTGGGCCGTTCGATCGCCGCGCTGCACAACGCCGACCA
Encoded here:
- the nudC gene encoding NAD(+) diphosphatase, whose protein sequence is MGSFAKTLPNLSLARPGLDRLADRRTADGLLPTLLSDAATRVLELRGDRADVVEDGADLRLVLRPPQPRDLTRLGLFLGADGDDAAYVAVVTDPPTEAGDHEDDGHTLREVGALLGDRDAALFTTALALANWHRVHPFCARCGAPTEPASAGWLRRCTREGSEHYPRTDVAVIMSVVDPDDRLLMARGAGWGEGRFSVLAGFLEPGESLAGAVAREVREEVGLEVHGVEYLGDQAWPFPSSLMVGFTARATTAELTLQESEIAEARWYTREELLAAVADGSLTVSSRVSIARRIVEHWLGHEIADVP